In Saccharothrix violaceirubra, the following are encoded in one genomic region:
- a CDS encoding GNAT family N-acetyltransferase encodes MSAVLLRPVSDADVPLFFAHQNDPHAVRMAAFTAADPRDAVAFAARWARIRTDPAMLARTVEFEHVVVGHVLRYAQFGEPEVGFWIAREHWGRGLASAALDAFLRLDPTRPLYARAAVDNLGSLRVLSKCGFVAVGEDVGFAEGRGADVEEFILRLDV; translated from the coding sequence GTGAGCGCCGTGCTGCTGCGTCCCGTGTCCGACGCCGACGTGCCGTTGTTCTTCGCGCACCAGAACGATCCCCACGCGGTGCGCATGGCCGCGTTCACCGCCGCCGACCCGCGGGACGCGGTGGCGTTCGCGGCCCGGTGGGCGCGCATCCGCACCGATCCGGCGATGCTGGCGCGCACCGTGGAGTTCGAGCACGTGGTGGTCGGGCACGTGCTGCGGTACGCGCAGTTCGGCGAGCCCGAGGTGGGGTTCTGGATCGCCCGCGAGCACTGGGGGCGCGGCCTGGCGTCGGCGGCGTTGGACGCGTTCCTGCGGCTGGACCCGACCCGGCCGCTCTACGCGCGGGCGGCCGTGGACAACCTGGGCTCGCTGCGGGTGCTGTCCAAGTGCGGGTTCGTCGCGGTGGGCGAGGACGTGGGTTTCGCGGAGGGGCGGGGCGCGGACGTGGAGGAGTTCATCCTGAGGTTGGACGTGTGA
- a CDS encoding SCO1664 family protein has translation MLPGDDGAVEFLTRGRIDVEGRLVDASNATLFCRISLDGVEARCVYKPVRGERPLWDFPDGTLAGREVSTYLVSRAAGLDLVPPTVLRPGPFGDGMVQLWVDTVEDGDLVDVVAEDAVPKDWRAVLRAHDDVGEPVVLVHADHPRVRLMAVLDAVVNNADRKGGHVLHGVDGGVYGVDHGICLHVEDKLRTVLWGWLGEPLPDEGVEALHRLRADLPGALGDVLHEHLTRAEVRRLGERVDKLVAASVFPEPSDDRPMIPWPAF, from the coding sequence ATGCTGCCGGGCGACGACGGCGCGGTCGAGTTCCTGACCCGGGGTCGCATCGACGTGGAAGGCCGCCTGGTCGACGCGTCCAACGCCACCCTGTTCTGCCGGATCTCGCTCGACGGCGTCGAGGCGCGGTGCGTGTACAAGCCGGTGCGCGGCGAACGTCCGCTGTGGGACTTCCCCGACGGCACGCTCGCCGGCCGCGAGGTGTCGACCTACCTGGTGTCACGGGCGGCGGGCCTGGACCTGGTGCCGCCGACGGTGCTGCGGCCCGGCCCGTTCGGCGACGGCATGGTGCAGCTGTGGGTGGACACCGTCGAGGACGGCGACCTGGTGGACGTCGTCGCCGAGGACGCCGTGCCCAAGGACTGGCGCGCGGTGCTGCGGGCGCACGACGACGTGGGCGAGCCGGTCGTGCTGGTGCACGCCGACCACCCGCGCGTGCGGCTGATGGCGGTGCTCGACGCGGTGGTCAACAACGCCGACCGCAAGGGCGGGCACGTCCTGCACGGCGTCGACGGCGGCGTGTACGGCGTGGACCACGGCATCTGCCTGCACGTCGAGGACAAGCTGCGCACCGTGCTGTGGGGCTGGCTCGGCGAGCCGCTGCCCGACGAGGGCGTGGAGGCGTTGCACCGGTTGCGCGCCGACCTGCCCGGCGCGTTGGGCGACGTGCTGCACGAGCACCTGACCCGGGCCGAGGTGCGCCGGTTGGGCGAACGGGTCGACAAGCTGGTGGCGGCGTCGGTGTTCCCCGAACCGTCGGACGACCGGCCCATGATCCCGTGGCCCGCGTTCTGA
- a CDS encoding helix-turn-helix transcriptional regulator: protein MRADRLVSLVLLLRQHGRLSATALARELEVSTRTVLRDIEALSAAGVPVFAERGRLGGFTLLPGFQTELTGLNHDEALALLVAGSRRGAQAFGLGPALASAMRKVVDALPETQRAAAAGAVRRLLVDPDTDLLLRRLTTEEVPDDVVAEVRRAVVAGHRLRIHYRAAADRAPAWRTVDPIGLVTARGQAYLLATRSGQDRTYRLSRVLAAEELDEPATRPDRVDLGRAWQDRGTRFRSGGDQVTVLALVTPERRAGLADTAVAVLSERTEGDGRVRLEATFQDARHAEWALWQPGAHVEVLAPDWLRTTLRDRAAAIAATYAD from the coding sequence GTGCGTGCCGACCGGTTGGTGTCGCTGGTGCTGCTGCTGCGTCAGCACGGCCGGCTGTCCGCCACCGCGCTCGCCCGCGAGCTGGAGGTGTCGACCCGCACCGTGCTGCGCGACATCGAGGCGCTGTCGGCCGCGGGCGTCCCGGTCTTCGCCGAACGTGGCCGGCTCGGCGGGTTCACGCTGCTGCCCGGCTTCCAGACCGAACTGACCGGCCTGAACCACGACGAGGCACTGGCCCTGCTCGTCGCCGGATCGCGGCGGGGCGCGCAGGCGTTCGGCCTCGGCCCGGCGCTCGCGTCGGCCATGCGCAAGGTGGTCGACGCGCTGCCCGAGACGCAACGGGCCGCCGCTGCGGGCGCCGTCCGCCGGCTGCTCGTCGACCCGGACACCGACCTGCTCCTGCGCCGCCTGACCACCGAGGAGGTGCCCGACGACGTGGTGGCCGAGGTCCGCCGCGCGGTCGTGGCCGGGCACCGGCTGCGCATCCACTACCGGGCCGCCGCCGACCGGGCGCCGGCGTGGCGCACCGTGGACCCGATCGGCCTGGTCACCGCGCGCGGCCAGGCCTACCTGTTGGCCACCCGGTCCGGGCAGGACCGCACCTACCGGCTGTCGCGCGTGTTGGCCGCCGAGGAACTGGACGAACCCGCGACCCGCCCCGACCGCGTCGACCTCGGCCGCGCCTGGCAGGACCGCGGCACCCGGTTCCGGTCCGGCGGCGACCAGGTCACCGTGCTGGCCCTGGTGACACCGGAACGCCGTGCGGGCCTGGCGGACACCGCCGTGGCGGTCCTGTCGGAACGGACCGAGGGCGACGGCCGGGTCCGGCTGGAGGCGACCTTCCAGGACGCGCGGCACGCCGAATGGGCGCTGTGGCAACCGGGCGCGCACGTCGAAGTCCTGGCCCCCGACTGGTTGCGCACCACACTGCGCGACCGGGCCGCCGCGATCGCCGCGACGTACGCGGACTGA
- a CDS encoding S9 family peptidase, with product MVKIAPYGTWTSPIGAADAAAAGGGPQWVDLHDGRPWWAEGRPAEGGRVALVRDGQDLLPPPWNVRNRVHEYGGRPWVVLDTPDGTRVAFTHWDDQRVHVFDPDAPVPEPVPITPAPERHHGVRYADLAAGPGGTEVWCVRETVTGDARTDVRRDLVAIPLDGSPIRVLAASHHFLSGPKPSPDGTRLAWIGWDHPNMPWDGTELCVARVGEDTHRVVAGGPAEAVCQVEWDGDDLLALTDPQGWWNLFRISPDGTSTNLAPVAQELGGPMWRLGHRWFATIAPGRYAVLRSGTPAVLDEAAGTVVDLDVDLPLWQSQLAVHEGVLVSSAAGPLDEGTVVSYDLGAGVLTRHTTPADPAERAYLPVPEERVFAGPDGDVPAYVYPPRNPDFTGPADERPPYVVHVHGGPTGRSAPVLDVDIAYFTSRGIGVVSVNYGGSTGYGRVFRERLREQWGVVDVNDCAAVAQALADEGTADGARLGIRGGSAGGWTSAASMTSVKTYRCGMVAFPILDLAGWTGTGGETHDFESRYVEGLVGPWPAARDRYVDRSPANRVDRLAGPVLLLQGLEDEICPPEQADRFVAALDGTGVPHAYLTFEGEQHGFRKAASIIAALEAELSFYGQVFGFTPPGVPVLPLRD from the coding sequence GTGGTGAAGATCGCACCGTATGGAACGTGGACATCCCCCATCGGGGCGGCCGACGCCGCCGCCGCCGGTGGCGGACCGCAATGGGTCGACCTGCACGACGGGCGCCCGTGGTGGGCCGAGGGCCGACCGGCCGAAGGCGGCCGGGTCGCGCTCGTGCGCGACGGGCAGGACCTGTTGCCGCCGCCGTGGAACGTACGCAACCGCGTGCACGAGTACGGCGGCCGACCGTGGGTGGTGCTCGACACCCCCGACGGCACCCGGGTCGCGTTCACCCACTGGGACGACCAGCGCGTACACGTCTTCGACCCGGACGCGCCGGTGCCCGAGCCGGTGCCGATCACGCCCGCCCCGGAGCGGCACCACGGCGTCCGCTACGCCGACCTCGCCGCCGGACCCGGCGGGACCGAGGTGTGGTGCGTGCGCGAGACCGTCACCGGCGACGCCCGCACCGACGTCCGCCGCGACCTGGTCGCGATCCCGCTGGACGGCTCGCCGATCCGCGTGCTGGCCGCGTCCCACCACTTCCTCAGCGGACCCAAGCCCTCGCCCGACGGCACCCGCCTGGCGTGGATCGGGTGGGACCACCCGAACATGCCGTGGGACGGCACCGAGCTGTGCGTCGCCCGCGTCGGCGAGGACACCCACCGGGTCGTCGCGGGCGGTCCCGCCGAAGCCGTCTGCCAGGTCGAGTGGGACGGCGACGACCTGCTCGCGCTCACCGACCCGCAGGGCTGGTGGAACCTGTTCCGCATCTCCCCCGACGGGACGTCGACCAACCTCGCGCCCGTCGCCCAGGAGCTGGGTGGACCGATGTGGCGACTGGGCCACCGCTGGTTCGCCACGATCGCGCCCGGCCGGTACGCGGTGCTGCGCTCGGGCACGCCCGCCGTGCTCGACGAGGCGGCGGGCACGGTCGTCGACCTCGACGTCGACCTGCCCCTGTGGCAGTCGCAGCTCGCGGTGCACGAGGGCGTGCTCGTGTCCAGCGCGGCCGGTCCGCTCGACGAGGGCACGGTCGTGTCCTACGACCTGGGCGCGGGCGTCCTGACCCGGCACACCACCCCGGCCGACCCGGCGGAGCGCGCCTACCTGCCGGTGCCCGAGGAGCGCGTGTTCGCCGGCCCCGACGGCGACGTGCCCGCCTACGTGTACCCGCCGCGCAACCCCGACTTCACCGGACCCGCCGACGAACGGCCGCCGTACGTGGTGCATGTCCACGGCGGTCCGACCGGCCGGTCCGCGCCCGTGCTCGACGTGGACATCGCGTACTTCACCAGCCGCGGCATCGGCGTCGTGTCGGTCAACTACGGCGGGTCGACCGGCTACGGCCGGGTGTTCCGGGAGCGGCTGCGCGAGCAGTGGGGCGTGGTCGACGTCAACGACTGCGCGGCCGTGGCCCAGGCGTTGGCCGACGAGGGCACCGCGGACGGCGCCCGGCTGGGCATCCGGGGCGGCAGCGCCGGCGGGTGGACCTCGGCGGCGTCGATGACGTCGGTCAAGACCTACCGGTGCGGCATGGTCGCGTTCCCGATCCTGGACCTGGCCGGGTGGACCGGCACGGGCGGCGAGACGCACGACTTCGAGTCCCGCTACGTGGAAGGGCTGGTCGGCCCGTGGCCCGCCGCCCGCGACCGGTACGTCGACCGGTCGCCGGCCAACCGCGTCGACCGGCTCGCCGGTCCCGTGCTCCTGTTGCAGGGCCTGGAGGACGAGATCTGCCCGCCCGAACAGGCCGACCGGTTCGTGGCCGCGCTCGACGGCACCGGCGTCCCGCACGCCTACCTGACGTTCGAGGGCGAGCAGCACGGGTTCCGCAAGGCCGCGTCGATCATCGCCGCGCTGGAGGCCGAGTTGTCGTTCTACGGCCAGGTCTTCGGCTTCACGCCGCCGGGCGTGCCGGTCCTGCCGCTGCGCGACTGA
- a CDS encoding aminoglycoside phosphotransferase family protein codes for MRALDERMTVRFGSGVRPWLDGLPALLADLTARWGLTVVRDLPGGNTSHTVLCTTADGAPAVLKVTPEPPIAAQESAALGAWADSPAVVDVLAEDLPAGVLLLEGLVPGTSAQDGPELPVLLAELGRVRVVDGFPPLAAGVERMFGLLARRRPGDYAASVGAASALAADRVPVRLLHGDLHLGNVLRSDRGLVAIDPRATVGDPAFDAVDFAYAGPDLDARVEWLSSVVDGDRLAAWCAALAPFFPDHPAVAAGRLSG; via the coding sequence GTGAGGGCGCTGGACGAGCGGATGACGGTCCGCTTCGGGTCCGGCGTGCGGCCGTGGCTGGACGGGCTGCCCGCGCTGCTGGCGGACCTGACCGCGCGGTGGGGGCTGACCGTCGTGCGGGACCTGCCCGGTGGCAACACCTCGCACACCGTGCTGTGCACGACGGCCGACGGCGCCCCGGCGGTGCTGAAGGTGACGCCGGAGCCGCCGATCGCGGCGCAGGAGTCGGCGGCGTTGGGCGCGTGGGCGGATTCGCCGGCGGTGGTGGACGTGCTGGCCGAGGACCTTCCGGCGGGTGTGCTGCTGCTGGAGGGCCTGGTGCCGGGCACGTCGGCGCAGGACGGCCCGGAGTTGCCCGTGCTGCTGGCGGAGTTGGGGCGGGTGCGCGTGGTCGACGGGTTCCCGCCGCTGGCCGCCGGGGTCGAGCGGATGTTCGGGTTGCTGGCGCGGCGGCGTCCGGGCGACTACGCGGCGTCGGTCGGGGCGGCGTCGGCGTTGGCCGCCGACCGCGTGCCGGTGCGGCTGCTGCACGGTGATCTCCACCTGGGCAACGTGTTGCGGTCCGACCGGGGGCTGGTGGCGATCGATCCCCGGGCCACGGTGGGCGATCCGGCGTTCGACGCGGTCGACTTCGCCTACGCCGGACCGGACCTGGACGCGCGGGTCGAGTGGTTGTCGTCGGTGGTGGACGGCGACCGGTTGGCGGCGTGGTGCGCGGCGTTGGCGCCGTTCTTTCCCGACCACCCGGCGGTGGCGGCCGGCAGGCTGTCGGGGTGA
- a CDS encoding NfeD family protein: MLPAIIWLVLGVVMVVAEVVSGDFVLVMLGVAALGAAGASALGADLVIATVVFAVASLGLVLGVRPALKRRLELGTGHRSGIDALPGSTAVVVSRVDGRDGRVRIGGDIWSARSIDHEVIEVGVEVTVVEISGATAVVMSGA; encoded by the coding sequence GTGCTGCCCGCGATCATCTGGTTGGTCCTCGGCGTCGTCATGGTGGTCGCCGAGGTGGTGTCGGGCGACTTCGTGCTGGTGATGCTGGGCGTGGCCGCGCTGGGCGCGGCGGGTGCGTCGGCGTTGGGCGCCGATCTCGTGATCGCCACGGTGGTGTTCGCGGTGGCGTCCCTGGGCCTGGTGCTCGGGGTGCGGCCGGCGCTCAAGCGACGGCTGGAGCTGGGCACGGGACACCGGTCCGGGATCGACGCGTTGCCCGGCAGCACCGCCGTGGTGGTGTCGAGGGTGGACGGTCGCGATGGTCGGGTCCGCATCGGCGGTGACATATGGTCGGCGCGGTCGATCGACCACGAGGTCATCGAGGTCGGCGTGGAAGTCACAGTGGTCGAGATCTCGGGCGCGACCGCCGTGGTGATGTCCGGTGCCTGA
- a CDS encoding DUF3097 domain-containing protein: MRSQDYGRDVLAGGKKRSVPEVAAEPGVVVEDPASGFCGAVVRFESGNVVLEDRHGRERLFPLRPAGFLVDGRPVTLVRPAVAAATPTRSASGSVRVEGLKARTARDSRIWVEGLHDAELVERVWGHDLRVEGVVVEPLDGVDVLADRIAEFGTGPGRRLGVLVDHLVPGSKESRLVAAVRDEHVLVTGHPFVDVWQAVKPAAVGIAAWPVVPRGVPWKDGVCAALGWGEPYEGWRRVLAGVRGFRDLETSLLGAVERLIDFVTEE, from the coding sequence GTGCGATCACAGGACTACGGGCGCGACGTGTTGGCGGGCGGGAAGAAGCGGTCGGTGCCGGAGGTGGCGGCCGAGCCGGGCGTGGTGGTGGAGGACCCGGCCTCGGGGTTCTGCGGCGCGGTGGTGCGGTTCGAGTCCGGCAACGTCGTGCTGGAGGACCGGCACGGGCGGGAGCGGCTGTTCCCGTTGCGGCCGGCCGGGTTCCTGGTCGACGGGCGGCCGGTGACGTTGGTGCGCCCGGCCGTCGCGGCGGCGACACCCACCCGGTCGGCGTCCGGATCGGTGCGGGTCGAGGGGCTCAAGGCCCGCACGGCCCGTGATTCGCGGATCTGGGTGGAGGGCCTGCACGACGCCGAGCTGGTGGAACGCGTGTGGGGGCACGACCTGCGCGTGGAAGGCGTCGTGGTGGAGCCGCTCGACGGCGTGGACGTGCTCGCCGACCGGATCGCGGAGTTCGGCACCGGTCCCGGCCGCAGGTTGGGCGTGCTGGTGGACCACCTCGTGCCGGGCAGCAAGGAATCCCGGCTGGTGGCGGCCGTGCGCGACGAGCACGTGCTGGTCACCGGGCATCCGTTCGTGGACGTGTGGCAGGCGGTGAAACCGGCGGCGGTCGGGATCGCGGCGTGGCCGGTCGTGCCGCGGGGCGTGCCGTGGAAGGACGGCGTGTGCGCGGCGTTGGGCTGGGGCGAGCCGTACGAGGGGTGGCGGCGGGTGCTGGCCGGGGTGCGCGGCTTCCGGGACCTGGAGACGTCGTTGCTGGGCGCGGTGGAACGACTGATCGATTTCGTGACGGAAGAGTAG
- a CDS encoding YybH family protein: MTYEPATEPNDLGRYFIERGNAGDVDGLVALYEPDAVLAFPPGNLATGHAQIREVYERFLAARPVLTQGRQHAALTGGDLALTSSTLTSGDVTVEIARRQPDGSWLWAVDQPVFVA, encoded by the coding sequence ATGACCTACGAACCGGCCACCGAGCCGAACGACCTGGGCAGGTACTTCATCGAACGCGGCAACGCGGGCGACGTCGACGGGCTGGTGGCGCTGTACGAGCCGGATGCCGTGCTGGCGTTCCCGCCGGGCAACCTCGCCACCGGGCACGCGCAGATCCGGGAAGTGTACGAGCGGTTCCTCGCCGCCAGGCCGGTGCTCACGCAGGGCCGGCAGCACGCGGCGTTGACGGGCGGCGACCTGGCGTTGACCTCGTCCACGCTGACCAGCGGCGACGTGACCGTGGAGATCGCCCGCCGGCAGCCGGACGGGTCGTGGCTGTGGGCCGTCGACCAGCCGGTGTTCGTGGCGTAG
- a CDS encoding SPFH domain-containing protein — protein sequence MAKSVLVIPQATSAVIERLGRYRTTAAPGLNILVPFLDRVRARIDLREQVVSFPPQPVITQDNLTVSIDTVVYFQVTDPRAAVYEISNYIVGVEQLATTTLRNLVGGMSLEETLTSRDQINSQLRGVLDEATGRWGIRVARVELKAIDPPPSIQDSMEKQMRADREKRAMILTAEGQRESAIKTAEGQKQSQILAAEGAKQAAILAAEAERQSRILTAQGERAARYLQAQGQAKAIEKVFAAIKAGRPTPEVLAYQYLQTLPQMAQGDANKVWLVPSDYGKALEGFARMLGTPGEDGVFRYEPPAPDPATPAPEADDPSVADWFDTAPDPVVAEAVRAAEEVARKEVPGPLAAPAPNPLAAPAPRPEVGPGPTAD from the coding sequence ATGGCCAAGTCCGTCCTGGTGATCCCGCAGGCCACGTCGGCGGTGATCGAACGGCTGGGCCGCTACCGGACCACGGCCGCGCCGGGCCTGAACATCCTGGTGCCGTTCCTGGACCGGGTGCGGGCCCGGATCGACCTGCGCGAGCAGGTCGTGTCGTTCCCGCCGCAGCCGGTGATCACCCAGGACAACCTGACGGTGTCGATCGACACGGTCGTCTACTTCCAGGTCACCGATCCGCGCGCGGCGGTGTACGAGATCTCCAACTACATCGTCGGCGTGGAGCAGTTGGCCACGACGACGTTGCGCAACCTGGTCGGCGGCATGTCGCTGGAGGAGACGCTGACCTCCCGCGACCAGATCAACAGCCAGTTGCGCGGCGTGCTGGACGAGGCGACCGGCCGGTGGGGCATCCGCGTGGCCCGGGTCGAGCTGAAGGCGATCGACCCGCCGCCCTCGATCCAGGACTCGATGGAGAAGCAGATGCGCGCCGACCGGGAGAAGCGCGCCATGATCCTCACCGCCGAGGGTCAGCGCGAGTCCGCGATCAAGACCGCCGAGGGGCAGAAGCAGTCGCAGATCCTGGCCGCCGAGGGCGCCAAGCAGGCCGCGATCCTGGCGGCCGAGGCCGAGCGCCAGTCGCGCATCCTGACCGCGCAGGGTGAACGCGCCGCCCGCTACCTCCAGGCGCAGGGCCAGGCGAAGGCGATCGAGAAGGTGTTCGCCGCGATCAAGGCCGGGCGGCCGACGCCGGAGGTGCTGGCCTACCAGTACCTCCAGACGTTGCCGCAGATGGCGCAGGGCGACGCGAACAAGGTGTGGCTGGTGCCGTCGGACTACGGCAAGGCGCTGGAGGGCTTCGCCCGGATGCTGGGCACGCCGGGCGAGGACGGCGTGTTCCGCTACGAGCCCCCGGCCCCGGACCCCGCGACCCCGGCGCCGGAGGCGGACGACCCGTCGGTGGCCGACTGGTTCGACACCGCGCCGGACCCGGTGGTGGCCGAGGCCGTGCGCGCGGCCGAGGAGGTGGCCCGCAAGGAGGTGCCCGGTCCGCTCGCGGCGCCCGCGCCGAACCCGTTGGCCGCGCCCGCGCCGCGGCCCGAGGTGGGTCCGGGGCCGACCGCGGACTGA
- a CDS encoding SSI family serine proteinase inhibitor, whose translation MSIRSTVVACVTVTACVVLAVPAQAAGVRIGSPTPKAVGPAKYTLMLSGADHTWSRAIKLNCPTDVDGHLHPFGDQACADLASVDGDPGRMHRAQVKCTPEYGRLTASLSGVHAGRTVKWSRTFRDECALYGATNTVFRF comes from the coding sequence ATGAGCATCAGGTCGACCGTCGTGGCGTGTGTGACCGTGACCGCGTGTGTGGTCCTGGCCGTCCCGGCCCAGGCCGCCGGTGTCCGGATCGGGTCGCCGACGCCGAAGGCCGTCGGTCCAGCCAAGTACACCCTGATGCTCTCGGGCGCGGACCACACGTGGTCGCGTGCGATCAAGCTGAACTGCCCGACCGACGTGGACGGCCACCTCCATCCGTTCGGCGACCAGGCGTGCGCCGACCTGGCCTCGGTCGACGGCGATCCCGGTCGGATGCACCGCGCGCAGGTCAAGTGCACGCCGGAGTACGGCCGGTTGACCGCGTCGCTGTCCGGCGTCCACGCGGGCCGCACCGTCAAGTGGAGCCGGACGTTCCGCGACGAGTGCGCCCTCTACGGCGCCACCAACACGGTGTTCCGGTTCTGA
- a CDS encoding DUF3090 domain-containing protein: MARVIHVFRQPDRFVAGTVGQPGDRTFYLQAAEEARLVSVALEKQQVAVLAERIGSLLEEVHRRFGADVPETVPEDLRDTEPLAVPVEEEFKVGTMGLGWDAESRAVVIELLALTDEEIDEAVVLDDTEDGPDAVRVFLTPVEARAFAERADRVVRAGRKPCPLCSEPLDPEGHVCPRQNGYRRADES, from the coding sequence ATGGCACGCGTCATCCACGTATTCCGTCAGCCCGACCGGTTCGTCGCCGGGACAGTCGGGCAGCCCGGCGACCGCACGTTCTACCTCCAGGCGGCTGAAGAGGCCCGGTTGGTGAGCGTGGCGCTGGAGAAGCAACAGGTCGCCGTACTCGCCGAGCGCATCGGCTCGCTGCTGGAGGAGGTGCACCGCAGGTTCGGGGCCGACGTCCCGGAGACGGTGCCCGAGGACCTGCGCGACACCGAGCCGCTCGCGGTGCCGGTCGAGGAGGAGTTCAAGGTCGGCACGATGGGGCTGGGCTGGGACGCCGAGTCCCGGGCGGTCGTGATCGAGCTGCTCGCGCTCACCGACGAGGAGATCGACGAGGCCGTGGTCCTCGACGACACCGAGGACGGCCCGGACGCGGTGCGCGTGTTCCTCACCCCGGTCGAGGCGCGGGCGTTCGCCGAACGCGCCGACCGCGTGGTGCGGGCCGGGCGCAAGCCGTGCCCGCTGTGCTCGGAGCCGCTGGACCCGGAGGGCCACGTGTGCCCGCGGCAGAACGGCTACCGCCGCGCGGACGAGAGCTGA
- a CDS encoding IS481 family transposase translates to MTHANAPLTELGRLRLARCVVDEGWPLRRAAERFQVSPTTAARWASRYRELGEAGLVDRSSRPHRSPRRLPTRRERRIVKVRLARRWGPARIAHLLGLNPSTVHRVLRRFGLARLAHLDRATATPVRRYEHAAPGDLVHVDIKKLGNIPDGGGHKVHGRRAGGRNSSAHRDPTRPRKVHGRPNLGYAYLHNAVDDHSRLAYTEILPDETKDTAAAFWTRAQAFFREAGVTVRRVLTDNGSCYRSRLWRDTLANAGITHKRTRAYRPQTNGKVERFNRTLLDEWAYAQAYRSETERRETLPRWLHTYNHHRGHTALKGQPPASRVPNLTGQNS, encoded by the coding sequence GTGACCCACGCTAACGCACCCTTGACCGAGCTGGGACGGCTGCGCCTGGCCCGGTGTGTCGTGGACGAGGGGTGGCCGCTGCGGCGGGCGGCCGAGCGGTTCCAGGTCTCGCCGACCACCGCCGCCCGCTGGGCCTCTCGCTACCGCGAGCTGGGCGAGGCGGGCCTGGTCGACCGTTCCAGCCGCCCGCACCGCAGCCCGCGTCGCCTGCCCACCCGCCGCGAACGCCGGATCGTCAAGGTCCGCCTGGCGCGTCGGTGGGGCCCGGCCCGCATCGCCCACCTGCTCGGACTGAACCCCTCCACCGTGCACCGGGTGCTGCGCCGCTTCGGCCTGGCCCGCCTGGCCCACCTGGACCGGGCCACCGCCACGCCGGTGCGCCGCTACGAACACGCCGCACCGGGCGACCTGGTCCACGTCGACATCAAGAAGCTCGGCAACATCCCCGACGGCGGCGGCCACAAGGTGCACGGACGGCGGGCCGGCGGGCGCAACAGCTCCGCCCACCGCGACCCGACCAGGCCCCGCAAGGTCCACGGCCGCCCGAACCTCGGCTACGCCTACCTGCACAACGCCGTGGACGACCACAGCAGGCTGGCCTACACCGAGATACTGCCCGACGAGACCAAGGACACCGCCGCCGCGTTCTGGACCCGGGCACAGGCGTTCTTCCGGGAAGCCGGCGTCACCGTCCGCCGGGTGCTGACCGACAACGGCTCCTGCTACCGCTCACGGCTCTGGCGCGACACCCTCGCCAACGCGGGCATCACCCATAAACGCACCCGCGCCTACCGGCCACAGACCAACGGCAAGGTCGAACGCTTCAACCGCACCCTGCTCGACGAATGGGCCTACGCCCAGGCATACCGGTCTGAGACCGAACGCCGCGAGACGCTGCCGCGGTGGCTGCACACCTATAATCACCACCGCGGCCACACCGCACTCAAAGGCCAACCACCTGCCAGCCGCGTCCCCAACCTCACAGGACAGAACAGCTAG